The stretch of DNA AGTTTGTGTCTGAAGTTATAAAGTTTCTCTGTACAGAAAAACTTTATTGTTATGGAGTTAGAGACAAATGTCCGGATCACCTCCATCTACctgcacacttcctgtctgactgtccacctgtctgactgcgcgtctgtctctctgtccatctgtctgtctgtgagcagCTGCTCCTGAAACCCAACACTGACGAAGGCCGGAGGCTGAGAGCTATTTATACAGAGCGCTCTCTGCCAGGGTGCCCATGGCAACAGGGGGTCGCCACTTCCTCCGGTGAAGGTCGCCATGACGACGGGGAAACCAGAGGTCCTTCCCCGGccaaaagagacagacagagacagagagggagagacgggtAGGGAGTGAGCTGGGACGTCTAGGGGGAGGATTACATAACAGAGCACTAAGACTAACTCAGCTGTGCTCTGATTGGACGGTTCTGTGATTGACAGCCACAGCTCCTCACCACCCCCGAGATCCCCGACATAccacaaggtgtgtgtgtgtgtgtgtgtgtaaacaacCAAACCACGTTCAGAGAGCACCAGGTCGGCCGCTGATCACATTACTTAAAGGAAAACTCCACCAAAAACACGCTGCCTCACGAACCAGAGCAGTGATGTCACTGCGAGTCATTTACAGGAACAGATGATGCCTTCACTGCCACTCTGGTATTGTTACATTAGTGTTTAAGGTGGTGTTGTGCTGCTTCTGGTGGACTGAACCTGAACGTCTCTGTGTCCGTCAGTGTGACGGCTTCGTGTCCGTCAGTCTGAGCCACAGCTCCTCTTGCTGACATGATGTTTCTCATGTAACTTCCTTAAGCTCTTAAAACAACATTATGCAACTATTTCACCTTAAAATAACTGCGGCTAAACCGTCACGCTTGTGCTGTTAAAGCCTCTAAACTGTGGGACACGTCCTGCCACATTAACAAGCCGGCCTGAGCGGTCACATCCACCAGGTGCTGCATTAGCAACACGTCACATGACAGCATGATGTCGTGTCAAAAATAATGAAGCCAAACTCCAGTTTAGAGTTGAACCGGTCTGATGGGGGCCGGCGGCCCGCTGCCCCCCGTCAAACATGTCTGCTGTCGACAGACCAGCGCGGCGCCCTTTGTCGCTCTCATGTCAGCAGATTTAAATGTGCCGCCGTCCCGTCGTTACCATGTTTGGCGCCTGAGGAAGCGCTCAGCGCTGCTTTAGAGGCAGAACGATCAGGCCCCTCCTCCCCAGCTCGACGGCACCGGACGACCCCCCGGCCGTGGTCAGGGTCAGGGCGCCTGCCGACGGGTGAAAGCCAACCGCTGCCGCCCGCTGACACAGTCTGAGTGGGTCCTAAATGATGGGGATTATTTCGTAAGAGTCTGTGCAGCATTTTTTAGGAAAATCCCACAGAATCGACCTTTAAGCTCTTAATGTTTTAAGaccaaaaacaaatgtgaggGTAGACTGTAGACTTCCTGCTCGGCCTCAGCGCTGCTCTCTGCCCCTCTGATCACCAGTGATGTCAGATCTGCACCAACACAACCAAGAAGCACCTCCTTCATTTCAACGTTTCAATGagacgacccccccccccccggcgCTCACACTGGTCCTCAGACCTTCGGCCGTGAGGTGGAGAAAGAAACAGTGTGACATCTGAATTTATCTGAATTTCAAGGCTGACTAGACACCGACCCAGTCCAAGAGGGATGAAGAGGGAAGaagaaatgtcttttcaacatgagAAAAATCGTAATAGAAATCTATGATCTACTGATCTATGATCTACTGATCAACTGATCTACTGATCTATGATCTACTGATCTacgctgcctccatcagttagttagcTTGTGCTGTTGTGTGCAACACAAATACAGCGTTATATGtggactgaccctttaaaagacacactgactgatggagcagcagctctaaaatccctgttttagtgaatgtagtctggtgtgtgtgctgtttgtggttaaaccaaaaggatcttccaggtctctctctgtagggatcctttccatgatgctgtcacacacttagaataacactctgagcctgtcagtgagtTAGTGTGCTTGTCTGGGACGACAGTCAGCAGAGTTTGTTTAGACCTGAGGAGTTTTCTAGTGAGTTCTCGGATTAGGAGTGAAGTCACAACACCCGCCCCGACCAGTGCACCTGGTGTGCATGAATCAAGCGCTCCCCGGGGAGCTGGAGTGAGGTCAGAGCGCCGGGGTGATGATGAGGACTGTGATGAAGTGAGCTCACTGGCCCAGATTTACCGAGCTGACAGATAAACAGGGGGGGTTAGGGTCTTAAGGGCCATTCATTCCTCTGAACAACTGcgtcattaacacacacacacacacacacacacacacacacacacacacacacacacaaacagagacacacacacacgcagtaaaGGTCAATAGACAAACACTCCAATAGTGTCTTTACTCAAAGTAACTAAAATATTGAAGTTTAAACCAACAAGAAAAAGTCGTCAAGTTGGTTTAATTCTCATTTTGTGACTGACAGGCAGTTGaacatcagagtgtgtgtgtgtgtgtgtgtgtgttatttcagGCTGGTCTACTTTTAGCGTCCAGCTGGGACGGGGCTGTCAGAGCAGGGCCCAGTAGGCCAAGCCTCCTAATTACAGCCTGCCTGCCGTCCTGCCCTCTTTACCAAAACATGGAGCCACCGCAGCGCTGCCCCGCCTACCGATACACCAGGTACACTGGATGACCTTTGGCCTTAAGCCTGGCTGTGTGTAAAACGCTATGTTTAGAACATTAACTTCACTGTAACTTGCCGTCAGACGGCCCTTTCTGATGGGGAGCTCACGCCGTTACATCCAGCTATGCTCTCCTCAAtgccaccagactacattcacaaaaactgtgattttagcaaacaggacacaggagctgctgctctgctgctgcctccatcagtcagttagtttgtgttattgtgtgactttggtgttttaaagagttaattcagatccaaactgatgtgtttaaacaccaaaactcacagcaactagaccggcaactcccatgttctgccaggtaaaatgactgtttttgtcaatggagtctggtggatttaaAGACAGCATTGagaccaaccaatcagaggaggtctttgcAGAATGAACGTCACGTCTGGCTCCATGGCATAGAACATTACATGAAGTATAAttcaaacaaaagacaaagatcCTCTGTGACGTTCAGGAACACGACCACAGACTGGCAGCTTTAATGCCGTCtaaaaagatagatagatagatattcctttatttatcccacaatggggaaatttcaagtcatcAGCAGTtttgattcacacatacaggatacagttcacacatacaaagaaaagGCGTCCAAGCTGTAAAATAACTCCTTTATGATTAaaggaaaattattttaatgcttTAACACTGCAACTATTTCTGGTGTCTGGTAAAACCACCAAGGTCGGGTGCAACCAACCAACCAGCAGCGGCCTAATTCACCCAGAAGTCTTTGAGGCATCAGTGCCTTGGTGACGCTGATGTAACCAGGAAGTAAAACGTTGCCACGGAGCCGGTTAGTCTACACATTTCACCAAGTGATCTCACTTATGACTCTGAGGAGGACACAAGCCCCCCATCAGCTGCAGCTACAGtcagtcacttcctgtttgtagGACACCTGCAGCACCTCAGGTGAACACTAACATGTTCTGTGCCAGAGGTCAGGTTCAGGGTGTGGAGGTGCCTTCGCTCTGCTCTAATGGCCACTGAAACACTCGCCATCAATATTTTACAGCTCAGGTCCTTTTAACAAACCTGGACCATAAAACCCATCGGCTGCTTCCTGTGGAGCTTCAACAGGACGGCTACTAAAGGGCTATTCTGGTATTTCACCACAACAACGgcgccctgtgtgtgtgacagtcttCCTGGACAAACCGTGCCGACAGCGCAGGCAGGTGCAGCCGGTCGACTCTGCCCGGTTAACACAGCAAACATGAACACGCTGCACCCATCGGATCGCTTCACTGTGCCGACACGGAGACGCTCACACAGAACACACGTCCACCTGATCTCTGGGAGATCATTCAGAGATCCACTTCACACAAACCCTTTGGTAAATAATGATAAAGGACTAAAACATGTAGCTGAGAGATTTTCTAATACTTCACACCAACAATGAGGCTCTTTAGTCCGACTAGTCCCAGAAACTAAACGTAGAAACACTGGATTCAGTCTcttcagagtgtttgtgtttccaccaaatCTGAAGAAGCGTGAAGATTAGGCAAATTAGACCAATAATGGATTTAGAAGCGTTTGTGTGGTTTGAGACGGGATTTCTGCACAACAACACAGTCATGGTGGCGTTCAGTGGGATTTACTGCTGTtacactgggaacactgggagcACTGGCaacactgggaacactgggaacactgggagcactgggagcactgggagcactgggagcactgggagcactgggagcactgggaacactgggagcactgggaacactgggagcactgggaacactgggaacactgggaacactgggaacactggCAGCACTGGCAGCACTGGCAGCACTGGCAGCACTGGCAGCACTGGCAacactgggagcactgggagcACTGGCAACACTGGCAACACTGGCAacactgggagcactgggaacactgggaacactgggagcactgggaacactgggaacactgggaacactggCAACACTGGCAACACTGGCAACACTGGCAACACTGGCAACACTGGCAACACTGGCAacactgggagcactgggagcactgggagcACTGGCAACACTGGCAACACTGGCGGCTGGTCTGAAGCGTGCCGACGGTGTGAGGATGATTTCATCAGGTCGTCTTTCTACTTCAGTGCAGAAACAAGTTTGAtggtttgaaaacaaaaactgtatttaacCTCCTGAACAGTGATTCGTTGTGGCTTATTAAAGGATGACTTGTGCTGTCAAACCTCTCCGTTCaccactcagacaccaggatgtggacggAGAGgacccagggggagaaacagtggagtgaccctttaaatctGTCAAAATCAAAGTTTAACAAAAGCTCGTTTAAAATCTAACCaaacctcctgctgctcctcagagTCAGCTGACACCAGagagtcctggtcctggtgttCATGAAGCTTTTCCTCAGAGTGTACGAGTACGTTGCCCTCCCTGATCGCCCTCCCTGATCGCCCGCCCTGATCGCCCTCCCTGATCGCCCTCCCTGATCGCCCTCCCTGATCGCCCTCCCTGATCGCCCTCCCTGAtcgccccccctcctccctcagtaAACGTTAACGGCAGGAGTGTCGACACCTTCGCTCACTCTGTTCCGCTCTGCAGTCAGCAGCCGTCTGTGTGTTCGGCTCTTATCACAAACTCTGACAGACTCATGCTGAAGGCATCCAGTGTCACAACGCAGCAACAAGTCAgagcagagcaaacacagagtgccctgtccacacacacacacacacacacacacacacacacacacacacacacacacacacacacacacacacacacacacacacacacacacacacacacacacacacacacacacacacacacacacacacacacacacacacacagcctccagTCTGCCTGCTGCAGGGTGTGTTATAACATAGACATGAACTGTCCCACATTTCAGTgcttcactctcacacacagacacacacacacacacacacacacacactgtgtgtgatgGCTTGAAGCGACTCTAGGTACTAAAACTGCCCTGCGGTGCAGCAAATGTGTTAATCAGTGTCTTTTCCTTTCTATTGGTTCTACATCTGGATCTATAAACTCTCTAATCAACAGGAGCTTCATCCATTTGATACCTCTGGAGAAGTCTGAGTGTGTTATGGCCTCAGTCACATCCTGAGgaccagctgctggaggtgggAGGGCTGCTGAGGGGCGTCCATGTGTCATCTTAATAAGGAGTCCCAGTACTGATCAGTCCCAGTATTGATCAGTCCCAGTATTGATCAGTCCCAGTACTGATCAGTCCCAGTATTGATACACCAAagctttgtgtcagtgtttactAGCTGGGCTGTGATCTGGTCAGTATCGGCCATGATGGAGCCGATCAACCTTAAATCCACTTTGGGAGCAGATCCAAATTTGGGAACAAGAGTGCAGTGTGTCAGgtcactgcccccccccaccacacacacacacacacacacacacacacacacacactcaggctgtgtgtgtaatgctaacactgttttcagtctcatTAACCTGTCATACGGGCTTTTTAacacctttacacacacacacggctgatTAAGTGAGCGGCCCGGCTGTTATTCACCGTTAGCCGGCAGCATTAGCTGGCTAGGGTGACAAACCAAAATGGCTGCATGTGGAGATTAGCCGACTGTCATCTGGATTCACTTCTCCTTTACTAATCACTGCCTCCATGTCCACAGTAAAGCGCCTCGGTGCTCTCACACCGTGATGCGGGTAAAGACTCATAAGCTAACAGAGGAAAGTGACAACAATGTGTGCTAAGTGCTAAGTTACCCTTTGACAGCGCTGTGAAGCTAACGGCTAACGGCTAACGGTAACCAGGCGCATTCCGCTATCCGTGCTCTGACCCGTTAGCTTAGCCGCTTAGCCCGCTAGGTTACAAACATTCGCTCAGAGGCGACCGTCAGCGGCGGTTTGACGAACCGTGGCTCAAACCCCCAGTGGAGCCGCCTGTGAGGCCAACTGTCGGTAACCAGAAACAGCCCTCTATCACCCGGTACCGTTACACCGGACCGCGTCCCCGGTTGTTGTTGTCCTTAGCTTGGGCTAGCCTTGTTAGCATTCAGTGCTAAGCTAAGTGTGCTAACCTGGAGCTCGGCCCTCTCCACTTCCCAGTGCGCCCTCTCCATCTCGAACCGGGCCCACTCGTGCTGGATGTAGTGCAGGATGCCGGGGATGGTGTACTGCTGCTGCGGCCGGGGCAGCTCGTCCGGTTGGTGCGGCACCATGACTCCTCCGATCGCCGGATTAGCGCTGCTGTTGctcccctgctgctgctgctgctgctgcggcggAGGCTGTCGCGGGGCTCCGACCCCTCCTCCGCCGGGGTGCtcatccatgttttttttttctttttttcctttttttagaAAAGTAGAAGGAAAGTCCCAGACAGTAACGGTCCGCTGAAGGATTCCCGGCCCCCCTGGAGCCCGTGTCCCCGCTCCGTGTCTGTCGCGCTGGCTCCGGCGCGGTGTGAGAGCCTGGCTGCCCCCGGAGGGCTGCGGTGAGTGCGGCTGATTGCGGACtcggtgtttgtgtgtggatctATCCGGCCGCCAttactgttctctctctctctccctggaTGCGATGGTCACGGAGGGAGAACCCAGCCGCGCTGCATGACGGGAAAACATTCATCCTGTTTTCTCCCCGTCATCCAAATACACTATGTAACATTTAGGGCACCGGGAAAACATAGGAAATTATTACTTCATTTGTTATTCTGcacatttcatatatttcttactttctattttttgctctatatattgttttatacaTTATAATATGAAGCACTACTTATTAGATACTTACTATTTGATTATTCTTTCCTTATAATTTGTCCatgcttttaaatatttctatggCAGAATGGGAGCAATTATAACCCAgtttaagataaataaaatatttctgatTTGACTGATTCAGACTCCATCAATTCTACCGTTTAAGGAACTGATTCCCAACCAGTGGCACTGGTCTCTGTGCTCCAGTTCTTAAGGCGTTCTGAAGAGTGTTTAACTGTATTTAACTTCTgatgtttagtgtgtttattGTGCATTAACCCTGTTTTTCCTGTGACGTGTGTTTTATAGAGGACACAAGTAACCAAACACTAATTAAAGCCTCTAAACTGATGAATGAAATGACCCCCCTAACCCTCAGTGGTAGTAGATATGTAGAACAGAGCACTGACAAGAAACCACAACCACACTCATGTTTTCCATCCTCTTGGACACTCGGGTGTCGTTTTAAACACACTCAGATATCTGTATGTTAGGACAGTCTATATTTTGAATATAGGGACACTAAATTCATTTTATACCAAATGTTATTTCCAAAAGAATACAGACGTTCTCTCTCTTCCATCTTACAGTCGGCGCTTTGACTGTACGTgtgattaaatattatatttgcatgtttaaaaacaTCTAGAATATAATCTGTCTTTATTCTATTGTTAGTTTTGTGTATTAACTTACTGCTGACGTCCTCTTACTTTgttatatttcttattttatactGTGATTGTAGTTAGAGTGTAAAGTAAGCAGGCCTTTATGCGGCTTTATGCTTTTGCTAAGAAACATGTACATTTCCTGTATAgttaaaatatcatttaatgcttttattttaaagccTGAAATATCATCTGAGTCCTAAAGTTCACAATTAGTATTTGTTCCATGAACGCACCATATTGGGGCTTTACTGCGCATGCGTTAGAAGTGCTAACAGCTGTCGTTAGCTTCGCAGCGCTGGAAAGTGAAGCCTCTCTATTTGTGTCATagttatttaacctttatttaacttTAACGCTCATTAGACTTTTATTTAACCGTGATTCCGAGCGGCTGCGGCGCCTCGTTGtcataaacacataaaacaagcTAACAGGAGTTAGCTTGATGTTGTTAGCATTAGCCTGTGTGATGGAGCTCTATTAGCTGCAGCTCAGTTTCAAGCTAACAACTGCTGGTAAGTCGAAGAAACATTCATGATAATGTTCAGTACACGTGACTGTGATCCTtcttgtttaaccacaaacagccgttctatcgctctctgcacacacaccagactacattcactaaaacagggattttagagaacaggactcaggagcttctgcctccatcagtcagtgtgtttgtgttactgtgtgactttggtgttttagaggcttaatttggatccaatataatatctgtgtaacacacaataacacaatcaaagTAACCCATCCAAGCAGCAGTGGACCAGTAACCCccgtgtaaaatccctgtttttgtcagtggagtctggtatGTTTGAGGAgagcttcctgtttcctgtttgggCCTTTGATCAGCTGGTTTGATCCCTGATAACAGACTTTTATAAACTTTATAGACTCATGTTTCTGAGTCACATTCTTTAATCTCAGGGAAAACTGTCGCCCAACAGTGTTTCTACCAGTGTCCTTTATAATGAAGCACCTGTGCAGGTGTCATAAGTCTTTAAGTTCATGTTGTCTCATTTGAAGGCATCAAATGTTCAGGCTGAGGAGAACTGGTGTTTCTGCAGCTGAATTTAGAGAGAATTAGATTCTTTCTGCCTGTAAAGTGACGTGTTGTCCCTGCGCTGTGTGCCAGGCAGGCGGccggccaatcagaggatgATAAAGTTTGTGCTGATGGTGAACCGGCAGGGTCAGACCCGGCTGTCCAGGTACTACCAGGCCGTGGAGCTGAGCAGGAGGGCGCTGCTGGAGGCCGACGTGGTGCGCTGCTGCCTGAGCCGCAAGAAAGACCAGGTGACTGTCAGAGCAACTCATCAGTAGGTAGAAAAACGGTGGTATGTCCCTTTAACTGTGCCGCTGTCTGCTGCTTCTCAGTGTTCCTTTGTGGAGTACAAGGACTTTAAACTGGTCTACCGTCAGTACGCCGCTCTGTACATCGTGGTCggagtcacagacacagaggtgagTAACACACCGAAAACTGAAGGGAGGCCTCCGTGTTTCTAACCGTCTGTCTgaaggactggtaggtagtaaaagtgttggaactggtccagtagatcacctcagagtgttattctcagtgtgtgacagcatcatggaaaggatccctacagagagagacctggaagatccttttggtttaaccacaaacagcacacacaccagactacattcactaaaacaggggttttaccTTGTGGAACCTTGTGGTTGCTGGtttagttgctgtgactttcttttttaacaGGTTAGTTAGAAGATGAACAAATAGTTTtaaacaccaaactcacacaacaacacaaacaaattaattaatcaatgcagcagcagagcagcagctcctgtgtcctgttctctaaaatccctgttttagtgaatgtagtctggtgtgtgtgctgagagcGATAGAAccgctgtttgtggttaaaccagcAGGTTCCATCCCTGATAACAGTTTTCTGATGATTCTTGTCTCCACAGAACGAGCTCTCCGTCTACGAGCTGGTTCATAACTTCGTGGAGGTTTTGGATAAATACTTCAGCCGTGTGGTGAGTTCACACGTCGACACTCAGGATTCAGCGTCGGGTTCTTCGAGACGCCAGAACCCGTCTGataatctgtttgtttgtttcccacAGAGCGAACTGGACGTATCCTTTGAACCCGCCGGCCGCCGtctgtacttcctgtgtgtgtgactgtgtttagTTTGTGTTAACTTGACCCGTCATCATCAGATCATGTTCAACCTGGACCGAGTCCACATCATCCTGGACGAGATGATCCAGAACGGACACATCGTGGAGACCAACAAGAGCCGCATCCTGGCGCCGCTCACCGCCATCGACAAGATGGCCGACGGCTGACGCTCCAAAAccccacaggaagtgacatcacagaCTGTTTCAGACAGACGGGCACAGGGACCGATAACCGATCCTGCAGCGGCAGCGTCCTTCTAATGCTGCCACTGGTTAGcttattagcatgctaattagCTGACTAGCTAATTGGTGTGCTATAGCAGCCTCGCTGCTTCAGCAGGTCGACCTTCAGTGAAATCTGCTGCTTTATGACCCCAAACTACGGCTGGATTAAAGGCTCAGTTCACCGTTGGCTCAGTTTCCTGCTGGTGTTGACCTGAATGACCTGAATGATATTTTATTACTGCGTGTGTGAAATAAGCCAAATGTAAATATaacttcaaataaataaatgaggctCTCAGACTGGTGGAAATTCCTTTTTCTGGTGAAATGAATTGTAATtgaattaaagcagcagttatatcgctctctgcacacacaccagactacattcactaaaacagtgattttagctcacaggagctgctgctctgctgctgcctccatcagttggtTTGTTATTGTGAGTGgcacaaatatgtttttatgttggataataataatataaagtgACCCATAAGTCCCACAATAACCCAaacagactgatggaggcagcagctgaacagcagctcctgtgttctaaAATGAGtggttttgtgaatgtagtctggtgcgTGTGCAGACAGCGATACCCCCACACGGCCGTGACGACCAGCTGTCCACACACTTTGGGCTCCTGTCCGCCCCCCCCCAGACAGAGCACAGGACTCCGGCTTTACTTCATACTTtgcaaacattttaatgattatttttttggagcatacacatttgaaaatatctGTTTACCTGAAACTGCAACTtgagttaaataaatgtttataatatacaaagaaaatacaagGGAGAGCAGAGCTTCTTACATTTGTTGTCTTCTCTGTAGATGTGCCTCGCACACG from Pempheris klunzingeri isolate RE-2024b chromosome 13, fPemKlu1.hap1, whole genome shotgun sequence encodes:
- the ap4s1 gene encoding AP-4 complex subunit sigma-1 isoform X1 → MIKFVLMVNRQGQTRLSRYYQAVELSRRALLEADVVRCCLSRKKDQCSFVEYKDFKLVYRQYAALYIVVGVTDTENELSVYELVHNFVEVLDKYFSRVVSSHIMFNLDRVHIILDEMIQNGHIVETNKSRILAPLTAIDKMADG
- the ap4s1 gene encoding AP-4 complex subunit sigma-1 isoform X2 encodes the protein MIKFVLMVNRQGQTRLSRYYQAVELSRRALLEADVVRCCLSRKKDQCSFVEYKDFKLVYRQYAALYIVVGVTDTENELSVYELVHNFVEVLDKYFSRVSELDIMFNLDRVHIILDEMIQNGHIVETNKSRILAPLTAIDKMADG